A single region of the Phyllostomus discolor isolate MPI-MPIP mPhyDis1 chromosome 14, mPhyDis1.pri.v3, whole genome shotgun sequence genome encodes:
- the ZSCAN16 gene encoding zinc finger and SCAN domain-containing protein 16, whose product MATALAPGGQRGPAAVEEGEHCGGWGYTGPHRRELCRQLFRALCYRDAPGPREALARLCVLCRLWLRPERHTKEQILDLLVLEQFLSILPADLQAWVQAQHPETGEEAVAALEDLERELDEPPEQVRAQSERQDTLLDKLAPSGRPHESLAAQLLPKKTQQEPQASGDKARTENEELSQKEDVPKDMEFLGKVNSRVNKDVPQHPKSKDASESEGRLERQQGERRHYKCDDCGKSFGHSSALSKHRRTHTGEKPYKCDECGKAFNQCSHLVGHHRVHTGVKPYKCDECGKDFSGRSGLVQHQRIHTGEKPYECEECGRPFRVSSALIRHQRIHAAKRLY is encoded by the exons ATGGccacagccctggcccctgggggacAGCGAGGCCCAGCAGCGGTGGAAGAAGGAGAGCACTGCGGAGGCTGGGGCTACACCGGGCCGCACAGGCGGGAGCTCTGTCGGCAGCTCTTCAGGGCGCTCTGCTACCGGGAcgccccggggccccgggaggCTCTGGCCCGGCTCTGCGTGCTTTGCCGGCTGTGGCTGCGGCCGGAACGCCACACGAAGGAGCAGATTCTAGACCTGCTGGTATTGGAGCAGTTCCTGAGCATTCTGCCTGCAGACCTGCAAGCGTGGGTGCAGGCGCAGCACCCTGAGACCGGGGAAGAGGCGGTGGCTGCGTTGGAAGATCTGGAGAGGGAGCTCGATGAACCTCCGGAGCAG GTCCGAGCCCAGTCAGAAAGACAGGACACACTCCTAGACAAGTTGGCCCCCTCGGGGAGGCCACATGAGTCACTGGCTGCCCAGCTCCTCCCCAAGAAGACCCAGCAGGAACCCCAGGCAAGTG GTGATAAAGCCAGGACTGAGAATGAAGAGCTGTCCCAGAAGGAAGATGTGCCCAAGGATATGGAATTTCTCGGGAAGGTAAACAGCAGAGTGAACAAAGATGTTCCTCAGCATCCCAAATCCAAAGATGCCTCCGAAAGTGAGGGCAGGCTAGAGAGGCAACAGGGTGAAAGAAGACACTACAAGTGTGACGACTGTGGGAAAAGCTTTGGTCACAGCTCAGCCCTTAGTAAGCACAGGAGAactcacactggagaaaaaccctataaatgtgacgaatgtgggaaagccttcaacCAATGCTCACATCTCGTCGGACATCACCGAGTGCACACTGGAGTGAAGCCCTATAAATGTGATGAATGCGGGAAAGATTTTAGTGGGCGCTCAGGTCTTGTGCAGCATCAGAGAATCCACACAGGTGAAAAACCCTACGAGTGTGAGGAGTGTGGGAGGCCTTTTCGGGTAAGTTCAGCCCTTATTAGACATCAAAGAATCCATGCAGCAAAAAGACTCTACTAG
- the ZKSCAN8 gene encoding zinc finger protein with KRAB and SCAN domains 8, whose amino-acid sequence MAAESRKCSAPSLPSRAPEEDLVIVKVEEDHGWDQESGQHEHNLPGQELFRLRFRKLCYQETRGPREALIQLRALCHQWLRPDLNSKEQILELLVLEQFLSILPAELQALVKEHLLQSGEEVVTLLEDLERQIDILGRPVPARAHGHRVPWEKVVCSEPAPEPPDTQPQPTETQHTAPVLHGPRDRAASISQSPTPSQGGSPGDQMTAPLLTAGFQTLEKIEDMAVSLIREEWLLDPSQKDLSRDDKPENYRNVFTLGSETRNENRELASKQVISTGVQLHGERAAKCNGDADGSPELGEAQDLGRLDRPRGNPTQERRHKCDECGKSFAQSSGLVRHWRIHTGEKPYQCSVCGKAFSYRSALLSHQDIHNKVKRYHCKECGKAFSQNTGLILHQRIHTGEKPYQCNQCGKAFSQSAGLILHQRIHSGERPYECNECGKAFSHSSHLIGHQRIHTGEKPYECDECGKTFRRSSHLIGHQRSHTGEKPYKCNECGRAFSQKSGLIEHQRIHTGERPYKCKECGKAFNGNTGLIQHLRIHTGEKPYQCNECGKAFIQRSSLIRHQRIHSGEKPESTGV is encoded by the exons ATGGCTGCAGAATCAAGAAAGTGTTCAGCCCCATCCCTACCCAGCCGTGCTCCGGAAGAGGACCTTGTAATTGTCAAGGTGGAGGAAGATCATGGTTGGGACCAGGAATCTGGTCAACATGAACACAACCTTCCTGGCCAAGAGCTGTTCCGCCTGCGATTCAGGAAGCTGTGCTACCAGGAGACCCGAGGACCCCGAGAAGCCCTGATCCAGCTGCGGGCACTTTGCCACCAGTGGTTGAGGCCAGATTTGAACAGCAAGGAGCAGATCCTGGAGCTGCTGGTGCTGGAACAGTTCCTGAGCATCCTGCCTGCAGAGCTGCAGGCCCTGGTGAAGGAGCATCTTctgcagagtggggaggaggtggtCACACTGTTGGAGGATCTGGAGAGGCAGATTGATATACTGGGACGACCA GTCCCGGCCCGTGCACACGGACACAGGGTCCCCTGGGAGAAGGTGGTGTGTTCAGAACCTGCACCAGAGCCCCCAGACACCCAGCCCCAGCCTACGGAAACCCAGCACACGGCTCCCGTGCTCCACGGGCCCCGAGACAGAG ccgCATCCATATCTCAGAgtcccaccccttcccagggaGGAAGTCCTGGAGACCAGATGACAGCACCACTTCTTACAGCAGGGTTCCAG ACTTTGGAGAAGATTGAAGACATGGCTGTGTCCCTGATTCGAGAGGAGTGGCTTCTTGATCCATCCCAGAAGGATCTGAGTAGAGACGACAAGCCAGAGAATTACAGAAATGTGTTCACCCTTG gtagTGAGACAAGGAATGAGAACAGGGAATTAGCTTCGAAACAGGTAATATCTACCGGAGTCCAACTACATGGAGAGAGAGCTGCCAAATGCAACGGGGATGCTGATGGGAGTCCTGAGCTTGGAGAAGCACAAGACCTGGGCAGACTGGACAGGCCTCGGGGAAACCCCACCCAGGAGAGACGACACAAATGTGATGAGTGTGGGAAGAGCTTTGCCCAGAGCTCAGGCCTCGTTCGCCACTGGAgaatccacactggggagaagccctatcaGTGCAGCgtgtgtgggaaagccttcagttACAGGTCCGCCCTTCTTTCCCATCAGGACATCCACAACAAAGTGAAACGCTATCACTGTAAGGAGTGCGGCAAAGCCTTCAGTCAAAACACAGGCCTGATCCTGCACCAGAgaatccacactggggagaagccatatCAGTGCAACCAGTGCGGGAAGGCTTTCAGTCAGAGTGCGGGCCTTATTCTGCACCAGAGAATCCACAGTGGGGAGAGACCTTATGAATGTAAcgagtgtgggaaagccttcagtcaTAGCTCACACCTCATTGGACATCAGAGAATCcacacaggggagaagccctatgagtGTGACGAGTGTGGGAAAACTTTCAGGCGGAGCTCACATCTTATTGGCCACCAGAGAAGccacactggggagaaacccTACAAATGCAATGAGTGTGGGAGAGCCTTCAGTCAGAAGTCAGGCCTTATTGAGCATCAGAGAATCCACACTGGAGAGCGGCCCTATAAATGcaaagaatgtgggaaagccttcaacGGGAACACTGGCCTCATTCAGCATCTGAGAATCcacacaggggagaagccctatcagtgtaatgaatgtgggaaagcctttattCAGAGGTCCAGTCTTATTCGACACCAGAGAATCCACAGTGGAGAAAAACCTGAATCCACAGGAGTTTAG